A window of Thermodesulfobacteriota bacterium contains these coding sequences:
- the lipB gene encoding lipoyl(octanoyl) transferase LipB: protein METVWLGETGYKEALDIQLFHVERRADDRIPDTLLLLTHPHVYTLGRSGDEANLLVPRETLDSEGISLEHVSRGGDITYHGPGQLVGYPIVRMARPEVHRYVRSLEAALIDALDVFGVPAWRIDGLTGVWTGEKKIASIGVGLRHWVTYHGFALNVSTDLSYFRRIHLCGLKGRGATSIAEVKGAAPPMEEVRDAVASACARQLEWVS, encoded by the coding sequence TTGGAAACCGTATGGCTGGGGGAGACCGGGTATAAGGAGGCGCTCGACATCCAGCTTTTCCACGTCGAGCGCAGGGCGGACGACCGCATTCCCGACACGCTGCTGCTCCTCACGCACCCGCATGTCTACACGCTGGGCCGCTCGGGCGACGAGGCGAACCTGCTGGTGCCCCGGGAGACGCTCGACTCGGAAGGGATCTCGCTGGAGCATGTGAGCCGAGGCGGCGACATCACCTACCACGGGCCGGGTCAGCTCGTCGGCTACCCCATCGTCCGGATGGCGCGCCCCGAGGTGCACCGGTACGTCCGCTCCCTCGAAGCGGCGCTGATCGACGCCCTTGATGTTTTCGGGGTTCCGGCATGGCGCATCGACGGGCTGACGGGAGTCTGGACGGGGGAGAAGAAGATCGCCTCCATCGGGGTCGGCCTGCGCCACTGGGTCACCTACCATGGGTTTGCGCTGAACGTATCGACCGACCTCTCCTACTTCCGCCGGATCCACCTCTGCGGCCTGAAGGGGCGCGGCGCCACTTCCATCGCCGAGGTAAAGGGGGCCGCCCCTCCCATGGAGGAGGT